AAACTTTACTCAACTTCTCTCTTAATCGTTTAACATGTGTATCCACTGTTCGTAAGTCACCAAAAAATTCATATTGCCATACTTCCTTCAATAACTTTTCCCGATCATACACTTTATCAGGAGTTTTAGCCAGAAAATACAATAATTCATATTCTTTAGGAGTTAAACTAACTTCATTTCCATCTGCAGTTACTCTATGTGCATCATGATCTATTGATAAATGAGGAAAAACGATTACATTTTTTGCTTTTGTTTCTGTTTTTAAATATGAAGTTTGAGAAGATCTTCTTAGTAATGCTTTTACCCTTAGAACAACTTCTCTCGGGCTGAAAGGTTTTACAATATAATCGTCCACACCCGCTTCAAAGCCTTGTACCCTGTTTGCTTCTTCACCTTTTGCTGTTAACATAATAATCGGTGTTGCCTTTCTTTCACGTAATTGCTTGCATACCTCAACACCATCAATACCAGGCATCATTACATCTAACATAATTAAATCGTATTCATTGTTCAATGCTAATTCAAGTGCTTCATCACCGTTCTCAGCTTCTTCAATTTCATAATTTTCTCTTTCTAAATACATCCGTAAAAGTCGACGAATTCGATCTTCATCATCAACGACTAAAATTCTGGCAAATTGGTTCTCTTCCATAATAAGAACCCTCCTTATAGGTAAGTGTTTCATATTTGGTATCTAATTATTATGTATGTACTAAGAGTATAACAAAAAGCCTTCACTGCAAAGAGTGAAGGCTTTATTAGCAGTGTTTATACTGATTGTATGTTTATAACTGATTATTTTGCTATTATTAAGCCAACTTATAGCAATTATGCATATGAGTGTAAGCCTGCAATAACTAAGTTAACAAAGATCAAGTTAAACATGATGATCGCAAAACCTACAACTGCAAGCCAAGCTGATTTTTCCCCATGCCATCCTTTTGATAATCGAAGATGCAAATAAGCTGCGTAAAATAACCATGTTATAAGAGCCCATACCTCTTTTGGATCCCAACCCCAAAACCTTGTCCAGGCAATCTGAGCCCAAATCATCGCAAAGATAAGTGCACCAAGGGTAAACACTGGAAATCCAATTGCTACAGAGCGATATCCGATTTCATCAACAAGCTCAAGGTTCACATTTTTGGTGAATGGCTTTATCATTTGTCCGATGCGTTTTCGGAATATAAGTCGAACTAATCCATATAGAATTGTACCAACAATAACTGACCATATAACTGTGTTAAGTTTTACTGCAGAAATGATTGCAGGCATCTTAACTAATGGTTCAAACTTTCCATCTGTCACTAGTTCACCCTTATGCGGTCCTACTAATGCCGGTATCGTATAAGTCATAACAGCTTCTTGCTCATTTTTATCAATCCAATTAAAATCTGCTTGATAATCAAGACCTCTAAATGTACTTGTTATAATAATGAATCCTAGTGTTACAACAAGGACGTACATAATAGATTCCAACCAAAAGGTTTTCTTTGATGCTTTTGTTTGATCAACAACTGTCACAAGGTGAATAATTCCTGCCACAGCACTAATAGCTAAAATCGCTTGCCCTAAGGCAGCTGTTGTCACATGAATATATAACCAATGACTTTGTAGTGATGGGATTAGTGGATTTATATCCGTTGGAAACATACTACCGTATGCAATAATTAATACGACAATAGGTAGAGTAAATAAACCTAAAATTGCCACCCTATAAATAAAGAATAAGATAATAAAAGCAAGAACAAGCATCATACCAAAAGCTGTTGTAAATTCAAATAAGTTACTAACAGGTGCATGTCCTGATGCAATCCATCTTGTGATGAAGTAACCTAGTTGTGATAGAAAACCTAAGATGGTTGCTGCAACGGCTGCAATTGTCCACTTACTTATTTTATCCGATTTATTTCTTTTATCACGAATGGAGCCACCGAACAAAAAGATAGCAACTAAATAGATAATAAAAGCAACCTCTAATAATGTACTACTTAATGCTGCCACAATTTCCCCTCCTTTAACATTATTCTTTTTCTTTCTGATCTTTAGGCATATTCAAAGTGGTATCTTCTACTAGACTTTTAAGCTCTTTAGATAGACCATACCAGTTTTTATTTGTATGACCCGCAATTAAAACTTTGTCATCTTCACGCTTAATCCAGATTCGTCGGTGATTCCAATACATCCCTTGAATGACACCGATCATAAAGATCGCTCCACCAACACCTAGTATCCATAGTGTTAGATCTTTTCGAACAGTCAGCGCTGTCAAATCTTTCGTTTCTATACCTTCAAATTTCATTTTAAATTTATTTTCGCCTGAAGGTTCAATTGTTTGCTGAATAGCTACAAAACTTGACTCTCCCTCAGGAGTCTCAGGAGTGAACATTTTAAAAACAAATGCCGGATTATCAGGTATTCTCGTTTTCGTGGCAGGAACGCCCTCTTCATCAAAATAGAAGTCTGGTAAATATGTTGAGATTTCAACTTTATATCCATTTCCTAAATCATATTTTGTTTGAGGATCTAAAAGATCTACCGTGATTTTCCCATAGATTTTTTCTGTTTCTTTATCTATTAAACTGAATGTCATTTTATTTAGTTCATTTAGTTTATAGTCCACTTGATAAAGAGAAAATGATTCAAATTTCAACGGCTCATTTACTCTAATTTCTTCTTCCTTAACTTCTGTTAACTCAGGCGTTGCTCCGTGTACAATTTCCCCTTTTCTTTCATACAAGACAACATCTGATTGGAAATTTTTCACTACGCTACCGTCACCAACACGTGTAATTGCTTCTTCAAAAACTTCACTTTCTTTGTTTTTCTCGTAAACTTCCATAATAAAATCTTTGTTTTCAAGATAATAACGACCTTCGGTACCAGGGATAACCGCTGTTTCCCCTTCTCTAACCCAAAGTACCTCATCAACATACATTCCTGGAACAAAGCGAAGCATAGCACCAAATAAAAAGAGTATTAGCCCACAATGATTCACATAGGGACCCCATCTTGAGAATCGGCCTTTTTCAGCTAAAATATTTCCGTTTTCCACCCGAACACGATAGCGCTTTGAAGTTAGGCGTTTCTTTAGTAATTCTACATCATATTCTCTTGTCGCTGTGGAAGAATACAGCCTTTGGCGTTTCATAAATGAGGAATGTCTTGTAACACCTTGCTTTTTTAACGCTTTGTATAAAGGAACAAAGCGGTCTAAGCTGGCTATTACTAAGGAAATCCCTATTGATGCTACTAAGATCATGTACCACCATGATCCATATAAATTATGAAAACCTAATTCATAATAGATTTGGCCAAGAAAGCCATATTCATCTTTATAAAACTCACTCGCTGTAACAGATCGTGGGATGTACATCTCCTGCGGAAACACAGTTCCCAACGCAGAAGCTAATAAGGTTAAGAAGATTAACCACACACCTACCTTTACAGAGGAAAAGAAGTTCCAAATTTTATCGACAAATGTTTTTTTATATGTTTGAGAGCGTCTTGCAGACCCTTCGTATTTCATATCCAATAGTTTTTTATCTTCTTTTTTCTCTTTTTCTCCTATTGGATTACCACAAGATTCACATAATAGAGTTCCTTCCGGATTTGCATGACCACACTCACATGTTACCTTATTCATGCTGAAAACTCCCCGTTTTAAGGTTTTATCTTTTCCATATAATCTCTAATCATTCTTTCTGTTAAGGTTCCTGAAGTAATATCGACTACAACTCCATCAGGATTAATCAAGAAGGTTGTTGGTAATGGTCCAACTCCATAAGCGTTTAATACTTGACGATCTTTGTCAAGGGGAATTGGGAAAGATAATTCATGTTTGTTAACGAAGCTCTGAACAGCAACGTTTGACTCAGCAATGTTTACTGCTAACACCTCTACTCCCTGATCCTTATAATAATCATATTGGTTGTCCATATATGGCATTTCTCGCTCACATGGCTTGCACCATGTTCCCCAGAAGTTTAAGAACACTCCTTTTCCTTTGTAATCAGAAAGTTGATGCTCTTTTCCTTCTAAATCTACTAATACAAAATCTGGAGCTTTTGAACCGACCTTTACCTTTTCTTTACTAACAAAAAAGTTTGAATATAGCGTATATCCCAATGCACCAATTAATAAAATTAATATGATAGAGCGCATAAGTAAACGTTTTTTCTTCATTTACATACTCCCCTACTATTCCAACATTCTAGGTCATTATATCACTATCCAATTACACGATATGATAAATTTTTTGAAGTTTATGTGAAAATTACTATGCCTGTTTTCCATGTTGTGCAAGAGCTCGAAGCTGTTTTACTTCATGTGGAGTTAGCTCCCTAGAATCACCTGTTGCTAGTCCACTTAAATTTAAAAAGGCAAATTTTTCTCTTTTTAGTTTCATTACCGGATGACCAATCGCTTCAAGCATGCGTCTTACTTGACGATTACGTCCTTCATGGATTTTTAATTCTACAATACATGTTCCCTTCTTTTTATCAACAGATAATACTTTCACATGTGCAGGCGCTGTTTTCCCATCTTCAAGATGAATACCTCGCTCAAGCTGACGAACCTTTTCTCTTGTTGGAATTCCTTTTACTTTTGCAACATAAGATTTCTCTACCTCATATTTTGGATGCATTAATATATTGGCAAATTCACCATCATTTGTTAATAAAAGGACTCCAGATGTATCATAGTCCAGTCTACCGATTGGGTAGATTCTCTGTTTTATGTAAGGGAAAAAGTCTGTAACAACCTTTCTTCCTTTATCATCCTTAACAGCTGAAATAACACCAGTTGGTTTATAAAGAAGTAAATAAACTGGTTCTTCCCGCTCTAGTGGAATACCTTCAACTTCTACTCGGTCTTGATCCGTAACTTTAATTCCAAGTTCCTTCACAACTTTCCCGTTCACTTTTACTTTTCCTTCTAAAATTAATTCCTCAGCCTTACGTCTAGAAGCTATACCAGCATGAGCAATTACTTTTTGTAAGCGTTCCATCTCTTTCACCTCGATAACATATTACTGCTTTCTATGTATTTTCACAAGTTACGACAATTAGGATGCTCGGTTTAAGTTATTCTTTATTCCTAAAAAACCATAGTTAATAATAACAAGCTAAAATAATAGATACATCAGTTTCAAACCTGTTCGACAAAATTTTGCTTTATCATCATACCATAATTTCAATAGCATGTAGTAATGACTCATTTAAATTTCTTTTGCTATCGACTATTAAAACTTATCCTTTCTAATAGTACAAAAGAAAGGAACTTGACGTAAGCCAAGTTCCTAGTAATCCTATGCAAATAATAATGTGACAATCACAATTGCTGCAATTATTCCAACGAGATCTGCAAGTAATCCTACTTTTAATGCATCCCCCATTTTTCTAATTCCCACTGCACCAAAATAGACAGTTAAAACATATAATGTCGTGTCAGTACTTCCTTGCATGGTTGCAGCTAACATTCCGATAAAAGAATCTGGCCCATATGTTGCAATTATATCGGAAGTTAATCCGAGTGCAGCTGTACCGGATATCGGTCTAATAAATGCTAAAGGCACTATTTCTGCGGGTATATTTAACAGCTCTAATGCAGGCTTCATAAAATTCATAAGAAACTCTAAAGCACCCGAAGCTCTAAATACAGAAATTGCGACTAACATCCCTACAAGGTAAGGTATGATCGAAAAGGAAATAGTAATTCCTTCTTTACCGCCTTCTACAAATGATTCGTAAGTAGGCACCTTCTTTAAAGTACCGTAAATAAGAATAAAACCAATAATAACAGGTATAATCCATAATGAAATGACTCCTATAATCCCCAAGTTCGATCACCCTTTTCTGTTTCTCCTGTAATAAAAGAATCGATCTATCATGATTGCCCCGACAGTTGATAGAAATGTTGCAATTAAAGTTGGTCCTACTATACTGGTTGGTGACGATGAGCCATAGGTCATCATAATGGCAATGACTGTAGTTGGAATTAAGGTTAAGCTTGAAGTATTAATGGCTAAAAAGGTAATCATCGAACGACTAGCTTTGTCAGATCCTCCATTTAGTACTTTTAGCTGTTCCATCGCTTTAATCCCAAGCGGTGTTGCCGCATTACCTAGTCCAAAAAGGTTCGCCATCATATTTGAGAGCATATAGCCCATAGCAGGATGATCTGGTGGTACTTCGGGAAACAATCTTGTCACAATCGGCTTAAACAAATTACCTAGTTTTTCTAATAATCCAGCTTCTTCAGCAACCTTCATTAAACCTAGCCAAAATACCAACACACTAATCAATCCAATTGAAATAGTAACTGCCTCTTTTCCACCTTTAAAAATTGCTTCGTTTACTTCATCCATTGTTCCATTAAACATGGCAAAAACGATCCCAATAACTGTTAATAACACCCATATTAAATTAACCATTAGCTAACACCTGTTATTGCAAAAAATAAGTTTTTAAAAAGATCCCAAAATGAGCCTTTAGGCTTTTCGACCTTTCCATTATCAAAATAAATCGGGATGTCAGCTATCTCTCGCTCTTCAACTTTGACAGACAGTTCTCCTACTACATTCGGAACTTTTTCAAGATCTTCCCATTCTTCTTGTGGTTTTTGCAATGAAATATTAATTCGAACGTTTTCTTGCTCTTCTTTTGTAAGCGGGTAAAGTACATCTCGGTTTATAAAGACTTTATTATCATAAAATTCATTTTCTATATCACTAAGTGTACCTTGATGCTTTAGATTTACTAACTCATAGTTATTAAATGCATAGTTATGAAGATTCATATGATCTTTCCAATCATCCGGATCATTTAGTGTTACCACAATCGTATCCATTCCACCCTTTGATGCAGTTGAAACCAACGTTCTTTTTGCTCTAACTGTATAACCCGTTTTACCACCCGTACTATATTTATAAAGGCTAGTTAACAATTTATTTTTGTTATGCCATACTCTGTCCCATTTTTCATTAGGATTAGGAGCTTTATGAGTTTCAGTCCCAGAAATTTCTTGATAAGTATTATTCTTCATTGCATATTGAGTTAGAATGGCCATATCATATGCTGTTGAATAATGATTTTCATGATCATCAAGCCCATGAGGGTTAGCAAATTCAGTATTTGACATCCCAATTTCTTCTGCTTTTTGGTTCATCATGACAACAAACCCCTCTAGACTACCTCCTACATGTTCAGCAATAGCGACTGCTGCATCATTTCCAGATCGCAGCATCAGTCCATAAACTAAATCTTCTAGTTTAATTTTTTCACCCTTCTGTAAATATACCGATGACCCCTCAGCTCGAATGGCTTGTTCACTAACTGTTGCCATTTCATTTAGTTTTCCAGACTCTATGGCAAGAATGGCTGTCATGATTTTTGTAATACTAGCAATACGCATTTTTTTATGTGCCTGCTTTTCATAAAGAATTCTTCCAGATTCCTGCTCTATTAATATGGCAGTTTGAGCACTAACACCAACAGCAGATGTTTGCTTAGGAACGATTCCCATTAACAAAAAAATGATGATAAAACCTGCTGTCACTTTCTTAATATGCGGCATAATACATCCACGTCCCCTTACTCGTTCGTTTTGTACAAGTTTATGCACGTGGACAAAGCTTATGAATGAAAATTTGTAAAAATGAAGGCTTTCACTAATTTATAATAGTGAAAGCCTTTGTTTTTCTTATATCCATAGAAGCTTATTTTATAATTGTGACTGAACCCCAAAATCTATTTCTTCACGAATGGTTATAAAATCCTTTTCCAAGGAATAAATAAATCGAACGAATGAGGGAGGGGCAGTTTTTCTAAAAACGATCATTTCTGAATCAGTATAAGAACAACGACTATTTTCATACCATGTGTCATTTTTGGGATGAAAAAACCTTTCAATACACTGATAATAAATTTTCTCAAATAGCTGCCTTGCATAAGAGGGTGTTATGATCGAATTTCTTATCATTTGACGACAAGCATCAAGTGCCTCCTCACAAAAGACTAACAAACTTCGTGCAGCTCTTAGTAACTCAAGTAAATATGGTTTTTCACACTCAACTTCATCTTCTAAAGACCGTATCGTGACTGAATTCATGTAAGTTGTCATTTTTTCAACTACATTTTCTAAAAAGAATGCCACTTTTTCTGTCTCAGCTTTAATTAATGTGTTGTCCATAGGACACATCCTCTTCCCTTCCAAGCAGGTTTATTTACCTCTTATGTCATCATTAGAATATTATTACTTTCATATAAAAAAAGACTGCTCAATTTAAAATATTTTCCCTCTATCTAGGCAAGATATCTTAAATCAGCAGTCAATATTATTTTAATTCCTCTAATGTTTCATTAAATTTTTCAAAGAATAA
This genomic stretch from Metabacillus sp. B2-18 harbors:
- a CDS encoding response regulator transcription factor; its protein translation is MEENQFARILVVDDEDRIRRLLRMYLERENYEIEEAENGDEALELALNNEYDLIMLDVMMPGIDGVEVCKQLRERKATPIIMLTAKGEEANRVQGFEAGVDDYIVKPFSPREVVLRVKALLRRSSQTSYLKTETKAKNVIVFPHLSIDHDAHRVTADGNEVSLTPKEYELLYFLAKTPDKVYDREKLLKEVWQYEFFGDLRTVDTHVKRLREKLSKVSPEAAKMIVTVWGVGYKFEVNHT
- the ccsB gene encoding c-type cytochrome biogenesis protein CcsB, which codes for MAALSSTLLEVAFIIYLVAIFLFGGSIRDKRNKSDKISKWTIAAVAATILGFLSQLGYFITRWIASGHAPVSNLFEFTTAFGMMLVLAFIILFFIYRVAILGLFTLPIVVLIIAYGSMFPTDINPLIPSLQSHWLYIHVTTAALGQAILAISAVAGIIHLVTVVDQTKASKKTFWLESIMYVLVVTLGFIIITSTFRGLDYQADFNWIDKNEQEAVMTYTIPALVGPHKGELVTDGKFEPLVKMPAIISAVKLNTVIWSVIVGTILYGLVRLIFRKRIGQMIKPFTKNVNLELVDEIGYRSVAIGFPVFTLGALIFAMIWAQIAWTRFWGWDPKEVWALITWLFYAAYLHLRLSKGWHGEKSAWLAVVGFAIIMFNLIFVNLVIAGLHSYA
- the resB gene encoding cytochrome c biogenesis protein ResB; amino-acid sequence: MNKVTCECGHANPEGTLLCESCGNPIGEKEKKEDKKLLDMKYEGSARRSQTYKKTFVDKIWNFFSSVKVGVWLIFLTLLASALGTVFPQEMYIPRSVTASEFYKDEYGFLGQIYYELGFHNLYGSWWYMILVASIGISLVIASLDRFVPLYKALKKQGVTRHSSFMKRQRLYSSTATREYDVELLKKRLTSKRYRVRVENGNILAEKGRFSRWGPYVNHCGLILFLFGAMLRFVPGMYVDEVLWVREGETAVIPGTEGRYYLENKDFIMEVYEKNKESEVFEEAITRVGDGSVVKNFQSDVVLYERKGEIVHGATPELTEVKEEEIRVNEPLKFESFSLYQVDYKLNELNKMTFSLIDKETEKIYGKITVDLLDPQTKYDLGNGYKVEISTYLPDFYFDEEGVPATKTRIPDNPAFVFKMFTPETPEGESSFVAIQQTIEPSGENKFKMKFEGIETKDLTALTVRKDLTLWILGVGGAIFMIGVIQGMYWNHRRIWIKREDDKVLIAGHTNKNWYGLSKELKSLVEDTTLNMPKDQKEKE
- the resA gene encoding thiol-disulfide oxidoreductase ResA; the encoded protein is MKKKRLLMRSIILILLIGALGYTLYSNFFVSKEKVKVGSKAPDFVLVDLEGKEHQLSDYKGKGVFLNFWGTWCKPCEREMPYMDNQYDYYKDQGVEVLAVNIAESNVAVQSFVNKHELSFPIPLDKDRQVLNAYGVGPLPTTFLINPDGVVVDITSGTLTERMIRDYMEKIKP
- the rluB gene encoding 23S rRNA pseudouridine(2605) synthase RluB — encoded protein: MERLQKVIAHAGIASRRKAEELILEGKVKVNGKVVKELGIKVTDQDRVEVEGIPLEREEPVYLLLYKPTGVISAVKDDKGRKVVTDFFPYIKQRIYPIGRLDYDTSGVLLLTNDGEFANILMHPKYEVEKSYVAKVKGIPTREKVRQLERGIHLEDGKTAPAHVKVLSVDKKKGTCIVELKIHEGRNRQVRRMLEAIGHPVMKLKREKFAFLNLSGLATGDSRELTPHEVKQLRALAQHGKQA
- a CDS encoding spore maturation protein — translated: MGIIGVISLWIIPVIIGFILIYGTLKKVPTYESFVEGGKEGITISFSIIPYLVGMLVAISVFRASGALEFLMNFMKPALELLNIPAEIVPLAFIRPISGTAALGLTSDIIATYGPDSFIGMLAATMQGSTDTTLYVLTVYFGAVGIRKMGDALKVGLLADLVGIIAAIVIVTLLFA
- a CDS encoding nucleoside recognition domain-containing protein, with protein sequence MVNLIWVLLTVIGIVFAMFNGTMDEVNEAIFKGGKEAVTISIGLISVLVFWLGLMKVAEEAGLLEKLGNLFKPIVTRLFPEVPPDHPAMGYMLSNMMANLFGLGNAATPLGIKAMEQLKVLNGGSDKASRSMITFLAINTSSLTLIPTTVIAIMMTYGSSSPTSIVGPTLIATFLSTVGAIMIDRFFYYRRNRKG
- a CDS encoding D-alanyl-D-alanine carboxypeptidase family protein, with amino-acid sequence MPHIKKVTAGFIIIFLLMGIVPKQTSAVGVSAQTAILIEQESGRILYEKQAHKKMRIASITKIMTAILAIESGKLNEMATVSEQAIRAEGSSVYLQKGEKIKLEDLVYGLMLRSGNDAAVAIAEHVGGSLEGFVVMMNQKAEEIGMSNTEFANPHGLDDHENHYSTAYDMAILTQYAMKNNTYQEISGTETHKAPNPNEKWDRVWHNKNKLLTSLYKYSTGGKTGYTVRAKRTLVSTASKGGMDTIVVTLNDPDDWKDHMNLHNYAFNNYELVNLKHQGTLSDIENEFYDNKVFINRDVLYPLTKEEQENVRINISLQKPQEEWEDLEKVPNVVGELSVKVEEREIADIPIYFDNGKVEKPKGSFWDLFKNLFFAITGVS
- a CDS encoding DUF3907 family protein, encoding MDNTLIKAETEKVAFFLENVVEKMTTYMNSVTIRSLEDEVECEKPYLLELLRAARSLLVFCEEALDACRQMIRNSIITPSYARQLFEKIYYQCIERFFHPKNDTWYENSRCSYTDSEMIVFRKTAPPSFVRFIYSLEKDFITIREEIDFGVQSQL